A single genomic interval of Kosmotoga arenicorallina S304 harbors:
- a CDS encoding cupin domain-containing protein has translation MKKVNMKELPVIFQKEGIKAKRIYDREAAQANIITIEPGYTLPLHTVPVDIFMFVLEGKGRFTIGDECFELTKHELIEGPKDVPHGIENTGNDPLKVLVVKTPRG, from the coding sequence ATGAAAAAGGTTAACATGAAAGAACTGCCGGTAATTTTTCAAAAAGAAGGGATAAAAGCAAAAAGGATATACGACAGGGAAGCAGCACAGGCAAATATCATCACCATTGAACCGGGATACACATTGCCACTACATACTGTCCCTGTGGATATATTCATGTTCGTCCTTGAGGGAAAGGGCAGATTCACCATAGGTGATGAGTGCTTTGAACTTACGAAACACGAACTCATCGAAGGGCCAAAAGACGTTCCTCACGGTATAGAAAACACAGGCAATGACCCCCTGAAAGTTTTGGTAGTAAAAACACCGAGGGGGTGA
- a CDS encoding WD40 repeat domain-containing protein — MDYRKEPVIKRIKAHRSSVEGVAVDSKKKVFFTCSYDHTIKMWDYEGNLLRSVEFISKKGEPEIVTAIALDSSGEFLTAGSNTEIIVYSLPEMQPVYRKNFRNVGVETPMPAVVAEVSSIEISPDSKIIIAGIDNGTIKVFKFPNLEYVNTFHQQTFGLGINLAFWNSTTFFSAAESVNKWNIHNPDSVRPDFLELPYDFKAREITIDHAKGLLYVAGSGERNNIKAYSMDDLKLQSSIPESQTVTALRVSPEGIGFAGTKDRDNGDSLKLWDMEAGELLNALNCPLPNLNSLEISPEEGLLISTHENGSVVLWKF; from the coding sequence TTGGATTACAGAAAAGAACCCGTGATAAAGAGAATCAAAGCCCACAGGAGCTCTGTTGAAGGGGTTGCTGTGGATAGCAAGAAAAAAGTCTTTTTCACCTGTTCTTATGACCACACTATAAAAATGTGGGATTATGAAGGAAATCTATTAAGGAGCGTTGAATTTATTTCAAAAAAGGGAGAACCGGAAATTGTCACAGCAATTGCTCTGGATTCAAGTGGGGAATTTCTTACAGCTGGTTCGAATACGGAGATAATTGTTTATTCTTTGCCCGAAATGCAACCCGTTTATAGAAAAAATTTCAGGAATGTTGGTGTAGAAACGCCTATGCCTGCTGTTGTAGCTGAGGTTTCTTCAATAGAGATTTCTCCTGATTCAAAGATAATAATTGCAGGCATAGACAATGGGACGATCAAGGTTTTCAAATTTCCCAATCTGGAATATGTGAACACCTTTCACCAGCAGACTTTTGGGCTCGGTATCAATCTGGCCTTTTGGAATTCAACAACTTTTTTCTCTGCCGCTGAATCTGTAAACAAATGGAATATCCACAATCCTGATTCAGTAAGACCCGACTTTCTCGAACTCCCCTATGATTTCAAAGCCCGGGAGATAACGATAGATCACGCCAAAGGATTGCTATATGTGGCGGGAAGCGGTGAAAGAAATAACATCAAGGCTTATTCAATGGATGATTTGAAGCTTCAAAGCTCTATTCCAGAATCACAAACTGTGACAGCTTTAAGGGTATCTCCTGAGGGAATTGGCTTTGCAGGGACAAAGGATAGGGATAACGGAGACAGTTTGAAACTATGGGATATGGAAGCAGGAGAACTCTTAAATGCTTTAAATTGTCCCCTTCCGAACCTTAACTCTCTTGAAATTTCGCCAGAAGAGGGGCTCTTGATCTCCACCCACGAAAATGGCTCGGTTGTACTGTGGAAATTCTGA
- a CDS encoding LysE family translocator, with the protein MFQLFPFLAYVFTMSFTPGPNNIMSMANGNRFGYKKTLKFLLGVASGFFALLIISGIFNIALEKAMPGIQPYVKIFGALYIGYLGISVMIPQKKAKDARTNLNNYFVGFVLQFANPKGILFGITVMANFIVPYYTSAVALILFSLFMSFVAFLAISSWAIFGVLFQRFFSSYGKVVNVVLGFLLIYSALSISGIFAVIKL; encoded by the coding sequence GTGTTTCAATTGTTTCCTTTTTTGGCTTATGTGTTTACTATGAGCTTTACTCCGGGGCCGAATAACATCATGTCAATGGCTAATGGTAACCGCTTCGGATACAAAAAGACTCTGAAATTTCTATTGGGAGTCGCTTCTGGCTTTTTTGCGCTATTGATTATCAGCGGAATATTCAATATAGCACTCGAAAAAGCAATGCCGGGTATTCAGCCATATGTGAAAATTTTTGGGGCATTGTACATCGGCTATCTTGGTATAAGTGTTATGATACCCCAGAAGAAAGCCAAAGATGCCCGAACCAACCTTAATAATTATTTTGTAGGATTTGTTTTGCAATTTGCAAATCCCAAGGGAATTCTCTTTGGTATAACGGTTATGGCAAATTTTATTGTGCCCTATTACACTTCTGCTGTTGCATTGATTCTGTTTTCGCTATTTATGTCTTTTGTTGCTTTTCTTGCTATCTCGAGCTGGGCCATTTTTGGTGTGCTTTTTCAGCGCTTTTTTTCCAGCTATGGGAAAGTCGTAAATGTCGTTTTGGGCTTTCTATTGATTTACAGCGCCCTTTCAATATCAGGAATTTTTGCAGTGATAAAGCTGTAA
- the rsgA gene encoding ribosome small subunit-dependent GTPase A, whose translation MKGIVINVQKGLYRVRSTDTKEEMDCTLRGKLFNQSRTTKTLVVVGDYVEFLPVVGGRGVITSIEERKSKLVRKGAGKRGVHLEQIIAANIDQAILVFAVREPKYNKNLIERYIVSAKHGGIEPILCFNKIDLVNSLEILEDIEEYQHVGYKTLLTSTVTKEGIEKLKSLLKGKTSVFAGSSGVGKSSLVNAVFEEEKARTNSVSSSHYKGRHTTTSSQVYELPFGGRIIDVPGMREFGVIDNGSGIDGAFQDIIELSEKCRFRDCKHINEPGCAVKEAVESGILEERRYKNYIKLRGR comes from the coding sequence TTGAAAGGAATAGTTATCAACGTTCAAAAAGGGTTATACAGAGTAAGAAGTACTGATACAAAGGAAGAGATGGACTGCACTCTTAGAGGTAAGCTCTTCAATCAAAGCCGTACAACAAAAACTCTGGTTGTGGTAGGCGATTATGTGGAATTTCTACCCGTTGTTGGCGGAAGGGGAGTAATAACCTCAATAGAGGAACGAAAAAGCAAGCTGGTGAGAAAAGGAGCCGGGAAAAGGGGAGTGCATCTTGAACAGATAATAGCCGCAAATATCGATCAGGCAATACTTGTCTTTGCTGTCAGAGAACCGAAATACAACAAAAACCTTATAGAACGCTATATTGTCTCAGCTAAACATGGAGGGATTGAACCAATACTTTGCTTCAACAAAATAGATCTCGTAAATAGCCTTGAAATCCTTGAAGACATTGAGGAATACCAGCATGTCGGCTATAAAACGTTGCTGACCAGCACGGTTACAAAAGAGGGCATTGAAAAGTTGAAATCACTCTTAAAAGGCAAGACCTCAGTATTTGCAGGGAGTTCCGGTGTTGGAAAATCCTCACTCGTCAACGCAGTTTTTGAAGAAGAAAAAGCAAGAACCAATTCTGTAAGCAGCAGCCATTACAAAGGCAGGCACACGACAACTTCTTCGCAGGTTTATGAACTGCCCTTTGGTGGAAGGATAATAGATGTTCCCGGAATGAGAGAATTTGGAGTAATTGACAACGGTTCAGGTATTGACGGAGCGTTTCAGGACATAATAGAACTTTCAGAAAAATGCAGGTTCAGAGATTGTAAACATATAAATGAACCCGGTTGTGCGGTGAAAGAAGCAGTCGAATCAGGCATTCTGGAAGAGCGGCGATATAAAAACTACATAAAGCTCAGGGGTAGATAA
- a CDS encoding FMN-binding protein — protein sequence MKKTVKRVLIVVVAAVVLFGCFVTIKLSAEYAQMKKELKTIVLSDIDYSNLEDGNYFGNYKLGLVSAKVRVKIDDGKISDIEIIEHITGKGKKAEGIIDAVIEEQSVKVDIISGATYSSKTILKAIENAVRNGEQNM from the coding sequence ATGAAAAAAACAGTAAAACGCGTTCTTATTGTCGTTGTTGCAGCTGTTGTGCTATTCGGCTGTTTCGTTACTATCAAACTTTCTGCTGAATACGCTCAAATGAAGAAAGAGCTGAAAACTATTGTGCTTTCGGATATTGATTATTCCAATCTCGAAGATGGAAACTACTTTGGAAATTACAAGCTCGGACTTGTCAGTGCGAAGGTTCGTGTGAAAATTGACGATGGGAAGATAAGTGATATTGAGATAATCGAGCACATAACTGGAAAAGGCAAAAAAGCTGAAGGAATAATCGACGCCGTTATTGAAGAACAAAGTGTCAAGGTCGATATAATAAGCGGTGCAACATACAGCAGTAAAACTATACTCAAAGCAATTGAAAATGCTGTGCGCAATGGGGAACAGAACATGTGA
- a CDS encoding TetR/AcrR family transcriptional regulator, whose amino-acid sequence MTDKEKRAKKRREYFIRAARRIIEKDGVEGLNVRRIAEEAGYAPATIYNYFGNLNGLLSAVIDSYAVDIMQWLNDKLSVDLPPAKKLKTSYLEFARFFLESPDLFKIIFMNENLSAVEDEAMLPNFVEMYQLRMSLFHTLVNEHSYSKDEALRLEGIITSMLFGMLYARSFGISRLEPEKFLQELKSNIEYLIPESRDL is encoded by the coding sequence TTGACGGATAAAGAAAAAAGAGCCAAAAAGCGACGGGAATATTTTATAAGAGCCGCACGAAGAATAATAGAAAAAGACGGCGTAGAAGGGTTGAACGTCAGAAGGATTGCAGAAGAAGCTGGATACGCCCCGGCGACCATTTACAACTACTTTGGCAATCTCAATGGTTTGTTAAGCGCAGTGATTGATAGCTACGCAGTTGATATAATGCAGTGGCTTAATGATAAGCTATCAGTGGATTTACCACCAGCAAAGAAGCTGAAGACATCGTATCTGGAATTTGCCCGGTTTTTTCTTGAAAGTCCCGACCTGTTCAAGATAATATTCATGAATGAAAATCTCAGCGCCGTAGAAGATGAAGCCATGCTTCCCAATTTTGTGGAAATGTATCAGCTGAGAATGAGCCTTTTTCATACACTTGTAAATGAGCACAGCTATTCAAAAGATGAAGCGCTAAGACTTGAAGGAATAATTACTTCAATGCTTTTTGGAATGCTTTATGCTCGAAGCTTTGGCATTTCCCGGCTTGAGCCGGAAAAGTTTCTTCAGGAATTAAAATCAAATATAGAATATCTGATACCGGAATCGAGGGATTTATAA
- a CDS encoding flavodoxin domain-containing protein, with protein sequence MKTLIIYTSKTGTTEKCAKKLAENLKSETQLMSLKNAAKEDIKGYDAVIIGSYIHASHVPGKLKRFIKKHPELLQKKLGLFLCMADVEEKFDEYLTLNFPGEFLNHCSVKGYFGGEFNFEKMNLVTRKIIQKMAEGKEMPSLKEENIVKFAKEFEEE encoded by the coding sequence GTGAAAACGCTGATTATTTACACAAGCAAAACAGGGACAACTGAAAAATGCGCTAAAAAGCTGGCCGAAAATCTCAAATCCGAAACTCAACTGATGAGCTTAAAGAATGCAGCAAAAGAGGATATTAAAGGTTATGATGCTGTCATTATCGGAAGTTATATTCATGCAAGCCATGTACCGGGAAAATTGAAGCGATTCATTAAAAAGCACCCTGAGCTTTTACAAAAGAAGCTTGGTTTGTTTCTTTGTATGGCTGATGTGGAAGAAAAATTTGATGAATACCTCACTCTGAATTTCCCCGGGGAATTTTTAAACCATTGCAGTGTAAAAGGATATTTTGGCGGGGAATTCAATTTTGAAAAGATGAATTTAGTCACAAGAAAGATTATTCAGAAAATGGCTGAAGGCAAGGAAATGCCTTCATTGAAGGAAGAGAACATCGTTAAATTTGCTAAGGAATTTGAGGAGGAGTGA
- a CDS encoding DUF5700 domain-containing putative Zn-dependent protease has translation MGWIHFEPVFVLTELIKSRGMSFEDKFETIEGSTIDDMFNEFQVNEGEREKVLKAIFEENFSREGLSKDASELVSYIESLKEKEREILSFAAEILPEEETIWNEVIERAREYLPENASFESFELFFTPMPRNARITPRSAYCDPLFALEVGKEGLISLCSHLAHHIGRGSIAKEFDFNPDSINDLIVEKFVFLEAEGIANCVSDARNLPTMNKLKEFRDKIEDEFSGYLDILQELYLGYHRGEYKGNLESLKEKAWLLNSFIVPAGCRMAFEIEKAFGREALVKTVGKPLEFLKLYQKAAEENNLFLFEEETFEYLEEDLQGPQIS, from the coding sequence ATGGGCTGGATACATTTCGAACCTGTTTTTGTGCTTACGGAATTGATTAAATCAAGAGGCATGAGTTTTGAAGATAAATTCGAAACTATCGAGGGCTCAACAATTGATGATATGTTCAATGAGTTTCAGGTGAATGAAGGAGAAAGAGAAAAAGTTCTGAAAGCGATTTTTGAAGAGAATTTTTCGAGAGAGGGTTTGTCAAAAGATGCTTCAGAATTGGTTTCTTATATTGAAAGCCTGAAAGAAAAAGAGAGGGAGATCCTTAGCTTTGCAGCAGAAATTCTACCTGAAGAAGAGACCATCTGGAATGAAGTCATTGAGAGGGCAAGGGAATATCTGCCTGAAAATGCCTCTTTTGAAAGCTTTGAGCTTTTTTTTACACCGATGCCGCGAAACGCAAGGATTACTCCCAGAAGTGCTTACTGTGACCCGCTATTTGCGCTGGAAGTGGGAAAAGAAGGCCTCATTTCCCTGTGCTCTCATCTTGCGCACCATATTGGTAGAGGGAGTATAGCAAAGGAATTCGATTTTAATCCTGATTCAATAAATGATTTGATCGTTGAGAAGTTCGTGTTTTTAGAAGCCGAAGGCATAGCAAACTGCGTTTCAGATGCAAGGAACCTACCAACGATGAACAAGTTGAAGGAATTCAGAGATAAAATCGAAGATGAATTCAGCGGGTACCTTGATATTTTGCAGGAATTGTATCTGGGATATCATCGCGGTGAGTACAAAGGGAATCTGGAAAGTTTAAAGGAAAAGGCGTGGCTTTTAAACTCTTTCATAGTTCCAGCTGGATGCAGGATGGCTTTCGAAATTGAAAAAGCTTTTGGAAGGGAAGCACTGGTAAAGACAGTAGGAAAGCCGCTTGAATTCTTGAAGCTGTATCAAAAAGCAGCCGAAGAAAATAACTTATTCCTTTTTGAAGAAGAAACTTTTGAATATCTCGAAGAAGATTTGCAGGGGCCTCAAATAAGTTAG
- a CDS encoding LemA family protein, whose product MLIGAVILVIVLVLVFWFIGVYNSLIRLKKRVQNAWAQIDVQLKRRHDLIPNLVNAVKGYMKFERETLEKVMEARAKAISAQGVGDKIQAERELGGFLGRLLAVVENYPELKANENVKQLMEELTTTENKISYARQFYNDTATRFNTKIEVFPDNIVAGMYSSKFEAFPLFEIEDKAEKEVPQVDLNI is encoded by the coding sequence ATGTTAATAGGAGCAGTTATTCTTGTAATAGTTCTTGTTCTCGTTTTCTGGTTTATAGGGGTTTACAACAGCCTGATTAGATTGAAAAAGCGTGTACAAAACGCCTGGGCTCAAATCGATGTGCAGCTTAAAAGAAGGCACGACCTGATCCCCAATTTGGTGAACGCTGTTAAGGGATATATGAAGTTTGAGCGCGAAACTCTTGAGAAGGTCATGGAAGCGCGAGCAAAGGCAATATCTGCGCAAGGCGTTGGCGATAAAATACAAGCTGAGAGAGAACTTGGAGGATTTCTTGGGCGTCTACTCGCTGTGGTGGAAAACTATCCAGAGTTGAAAGCCAATGAGAACGTAAAGCAGCTTATGGAGGAGCTTACCACAACAGAAAATAAAATTTCATACGCCCGCCAGTTCTATAATGATACCGCAACAAGGTTTAACACAAAAATCGAGGTATTTCCCGACAATATTGTAGCAGGTATGTATTCCAGCAAATTCGAAGCTTTCCCGCTTTTCGAAATAGAGGATAAAGCTGAAAAGGAAGTCCCGCAGGTTGATCTCAACATCTAA
- a CDS encoding M48 family metallopeptidase — protein MAFSVDFYAEERKNIRKTALLVTLFYIMMAAFGLIIDFAFGMLPIFTAVFLSVATIQFLVSIYSGKKMVLRSLKARPYNPKNFEEKQLKNILDELTISAGLSKPPELYVIDNDEVINAFATGFKREDAVVCVTTGLLKTLDREETSGVIGHELSHIVNRDILIMTMISALIGAVVIIQIFAARTLINYLRFGGFARGRRKSKKDNTGMAILVFLATVAGLATLFSFLGKLSLFAVSRTREYFADARAVELTRNPAGLASALRKIALISKKLPTANTATAHLFIADPLKRKVNEKSSAFASLFSTHPPIYKRIATLENRQPEEVRKELQL, from the coding sequence ATGGCTTTTAGCGTGGATTTTTATGCCGAAGAACGCAAAAACATTCGGAAAACCGCTCTATTAGTTACACTTTTCTATATAATGATGGCTGCTTTTGGCCTGATAATAGATTTTGCCTTTGGCATGTTGCCGATATTTACAGCTGTATTCCTTTCGGTAGCAACTATCCAGTTTTTGGTATCCATCTATTCTGGAAAAAAGATGGTTTTGCGTTCTTTAAAAGCAAGGCCGTATAATCCGAAAAACTTTGAAGAGAAGCAGCTGAAAAACATATTGGATGAGCTCACCATATCTGCTGGCCTCTCTAAACCGCCTGAGCTATATGTTATCGACAATGACGAAGTTATAAACGCTTTCGCTACCGGTTTTAAGAGGGAGGATGCGGTGGTTTGTGTAACTACCGGATTGCTCAAAACACTTGATAGGGAAGAGACTTCGGGAGTTATCGGTCATGAATTGAGCCATATAGTAAACCGGGATATTCTGATTATGACAATGATATCAGCCCTTATAGGCGCTGTGGTGATCATCCAGATTTTTGCTGCAAGGACGCTGATAAATTATCTGAGATTTGGCGGTTTTGCGCGGGGCAGAAGAAAAAGCAAAAAGGACAACACAGGTATGGCGATTCTCGTATTTCTTGCAACTGTTGCAGGGCTTGCGACCCTCTTCTCATTTTTGGGAAAGCTCTCGCTTTTTGCTGTTTCCCGCACGAGGGAATATTTTGCAGATGCTCGCGCGGTTGAATTGACAAGAAATCCTGCAGGACTGGCAAGTGCATTGAGAAAAATCGCACTAATTTCAAAAAAGCTGCCCACGGCCAATACGGCGACAGCACATCTTTTCATTGCCGACCCTTTGAAGAGAAAGGTAAACGAAAAATCTTCAGCCTTTGCTTCGCTTTTCAGCACTCATCCACCTATCTATAAGAGAATCGCCACACTTGAAAATCGCCAACCTGAAGAAGTGAGAAAAGAATTGCAGTTATAA
- a CDS encoding NAD(P)/FAD-dependent oxidoreductase, whose amino-acid sequence MPAGAAIMKIGVVGFGAAAIGFINELKDSDHEIHILERSKDIYSSSISGIRSDGKIFVSSTMGGDMELPLHIQHEVVRFYIDKLNPEDRKSVKTGISFDSKSIYFEDFYSEGFEPVNSKFWHIGTDKLGSILKKVYEDFSAKPNIHFHFNKRVEDIEIFEDKIVALGKDFEAEFDYLVIAVGRSGHGLIKKITEKHPELVAANNTVDIGVRYELPDHAVEAINNEMYEFKVKLITKTGYTVRTFCNNPSGKVVLENYDDFVTVNGHSNSEGSSENTNFAILCTTRFTQPFNDPFGYGSYISRLSNILAGGKKVILQTYDDFLNTKRTKRLGRVKPTLPESDFILGDINLVLPRRITVSLTEFIEKLGKVVPGVVYPDNLMYAVEVKFYSNKIDNNRYKNLKFIGDCSGHTRSITYATGHGKLLGRNLL is encoded by the coding sequence ATGCCCGCAGGGGCAGCAATTATGAAAATAGGTGTTGTGGGATTTGGGGCAGCAGCGATAGGGTTTATAAATGAACTAAAAGACAGTGACCACGAAATACATATTCTTGAGCGTTCAAAGGATATTTATAGTTCGAGCATTAGCGGGATACGTTCAGACGGAAAAATCTTTGTTTCAAGCACTATGGGCGGTGATATGGAACTGCCTCTGCATATTCAGCATGAAGTAGTCCGCTTCTACATAGATAAACTCAATCCGGAAGATAGGAAAAGCGTGAAAACGGGCATATCCTTTGATAGTAAGTCTATTTACTTCGAAGATTTCTATTCAGAAGGTTTTGAGCCTGTAAACTCAAAGTTCTGGCATATAGGAACAGATAAACTCGGTTCTATACTTAAAAAAGTGTATGAGGACTTCTCAGCAAAGCCAAATATTCATTTCCACTTCAATAAGCGGGTCGAAGACATAGAGATTTTTGAAGACAAAATAGTTGCTCTGGGAAAGGACTTCGAAGCTGAATTCGATTATCTGGTAATAGCTGTCGGCAGAAGTGGGCACGGCCTGATAAAGAAAATCACCGAAAAGCATCCCGAATTGGTGGCGGCAAACAACACAGTGGATATAGGTGTGCGTTATGAATTGCCCGATCACGCTGTCGAGGCCATAAACAACGAGATGTACGAATTCAAGGTGAAACTGATTACAAAGACGGGATACACAGTCAGGACATTCTGCAATAATCCCTCCGGAAAAGTCGTACTGGAAAACTACGATGACTTCGTTACCGTTAACGGGCATTCCAATTCAGAGGGAAGTTCAGAAAACACCAATTTTGCGATACTCTGCACCACAAGATTTACACAACCTTTTAATGACCCCTTTGGATATGGATCTTACATAAGCAGACTGAGCAATATTCTTGCTGGTGGAAAAAAGGTAATCCTTCAAACCTATGATGATTTTCTAAATACAAAACGTACAAAAAGATTAGGGCGCGTAAAACCCACGTTGCCCGAAAGCGATTTTATCCTTGGTGATATAAACCTGGTGCTTCCCAGAAGAATAACGGTTTCACTCACAGAATTCATTGAAAAGCTTGGAAAGGTTGTACCCGGAGTGGTTTATCCCGACAACCTCATGTATGCTGTGGAAGTTAAGTTCTATTCAAACAAAATTGACAACAACAGGTATAAAAACCTCAAATTCATAGGAGATTGTTCAGGGCACACAAGATCTATAACCTACGCCACCGGCCATGGAAAATTGCTTGGAAGGAACTTGCTCTGA
- the purB gene encoding adenylosuccinate lyase, with protein sequence MIGRYALSPLKEIWEEKRKYERWLQVELAVIEAFEREGTAPKGTAEKIKAKAHIDVLRIHEIEAEVDHDVIAFIKAVTENLGDEARFFHKGLTSSDVVDTALSLALVETGKFILEALDEFSDALKNKAKEHRKTIIMGRTHGVHAEPTSFGLKMLSFLAEAERNRDRLYSCLDRLAVGKLSGAVGNYANISPEIEKIALERLGLKPTKLSTQVIPRDIHAEFLSVLALIGSGIERLAVEIRHLQKTEVLEVQEPFKEKQRGSSAMPHKKNPILSERLSGMARLLRSYAQVEYENIPLWHERDISHSSTERIVFPDATMLAYYMLKKASYLVKNLTVNQERMLENFSHSKNLVFSQRVMLALVEKGMSREKAYKLIQKLSDRTWYEGIDFKKVVLKDPTISEYLKTQEISELFNPSYYLRNVEKIYRRFGL encoded by the coding sequence ATGATAGGAAGATATGCTCTTTCCCCTCTGAAAGAGATCTGGGAAGAAAAGCGAAAATATGAACGCTGGTTGCAAGTTGAACTTGCAGTGATAGAAGCTTTTGAAAGAGAAGGAACAGCTCCAAAAGGCACGGCTGAAAAAATAAAGGCAAAAGCTCATATAGATGTTCTGCGCATCCATGAGATAGAGGCCGAAGTTGATCATGACGTGATAGCTTTTATCAAAGCAGTTACAGAAAATCTCGGGGATGAAGCCAGATTTTTTCATAAAGGTCTTACGTCCTCTGATGTGGTGGATACAGCGCTTTCGCTTGCTCTCGTTGAAACCGGGAAATTTATTTTGGAAGCGCTGGATGAATTTTCTGATGCTTTGAAAAATAAGGCTAAAGAACACAGGAAAACCATCATTATGGGTAGGACTCACGGAGTCCATGCAGAACCCACATCCTTTGGTCTAAAAATGCTTTCTTTTCTCGCTGAAGCCGAACGAAATCGTGATAGACTCTATAGCTGCCTTGACAGATTGGCGGTTGGTAAACTAAGCGGAGCTGTTGGAAATTACGCCAATATTTCACCAGAAATTGAGAAAATAGCTCTTGAGAGATTAGGGTTGAAACCAACGAAACTCTCCACACAGGTTATTCCAAGAGATATACACGCAGAATTTTTATCTGTGCTCGCACTTATTGGTTCTGGAATTGAACGCCTTGCTGTAGAAATCAGACATCTTCAAAAAACGGAAGTGCTTGAAGTTCAGGAGCCATTTAAAGAAAAGCAAAGAGGATCTTCTGCTATGCCTCACAAGAAGAATCCCATTCTTTCAGAAAGGCTCAGCGGAATGGCGAGATTGTTGAGAAGTTATGCGCAGGTGGAATATGAAAACATTCCTCTATGGCATGAAAGGGACATATCGCATTCTTCGACTGAGAGAATAGTTTTTCCGGATGCAACGATGCTTGCGTATTATATGCTAAAAAAGGCGAGTTATCTGGTAAAAAACTTGACAGTCAATCAGGAAAGAATGCTTGAAAACTTCTCGCATTCAAAAAATCTTGTATTTTCACAGCGCGTAATGCTTGCATTGGTTGAAAAAGGCATGAGCCGCGAGAAAGCGTATAAATTAATCCAAAAATTGTCGGACAGGACATGGTATGAAGGAATAGATTTCAAAAAGGTAGTTTTGAAGGACCCCACAATTTCCGAATATTTGAAAACACAAGAGATCTCAGAACTTTTCAATCCATCATATTATTTACGGAACGTGGAAAAAATATACCGGAGATTTGGCCTTTGA